One segment of Phragmites australis chromosome 13, lpPhrAust1.1, whole genome shotgun sequence DNA contains the following:
- the LOC133888790 gene encoding endochitinase 2-like produces the protein MATSKKEPLNPSRDRATRMSPNLRPSSSESSGYGYGTRRARSVPSSPDRKFGSSSPSVAASGSPDVNRPSLSSAGRSVSSRTGSSIHGGRTQPFPGAASKPTLVRAKSDKVGTTSQRSLALALPPSNSFKDMAKTASKASPSTLLRSRLSPRPDSCKAAASPKPSTQKVASPGAARGGRVQTVSNARSPGAIAKNRLDAAKAATASSKAKSVSQKVMGASATRKENEEDPLMQFKETESISTPSIEENLHGQLPDPVDLKSMDVAVRDQHEPSSNQPEQQVKNEEDFKGHFSGEKDDAGGNKLHNGGQDANGGVKTFDESGFVEKEEANGSVDKAVHLPNMTEVAQMWRKDDPKGNDVIEEAKSKLLEERKSRVKALVGVFETVMSFKE, from the coding sequence ATGGCGACATCCAAGAAGGAGCCTCTCAACCCCAGCAGAGACAGGGCCACAAGGATGTCACCGAACCTCAGGCCGTCCAGCAGCGAGTCTTCTGGGTACGGGTATGGCACGCGGCGGGCGCGGTCGGTCCCAAGCTCCCCGGACCGCAAATTCGGCTCCTCGTCGCCGTCGGTTGCTGCCTCCGGCTCCCCGGATGTCAACCGTCCGTCGTTGTCCAGCGCCGGCCGGTCCGTCTCGTCGCGGACCGGCTCATCCATCCATGGTGGCAGGACCCAGCCATTCCCTGGTGCAGCCTCAAAGCCCACGCTAGTGAGAGCGAAATCGGACAAGGTCGGCACCACCTCTCAGCGGTCTTTGGCGCTTGCTTTGCCGCCGAGCAACTCCTTCAAGGACATGGCCAAAACAGCGTCCAAGGCGTCGCCATCCACCTTGCTGAGGAGTAGACTGTCTCCTAGGCCTGACAGTTGTAAGGCGGCAGCATCTCCCAAACCGAGCACCCAGAAGGTGGCGTCTCCAGGGGCAGCTCGAGGTGGGAGAGTTCAGACAGTGTCCAATGCACGCTCACCCGGTGCGATTGCGAAGAATAGATTGGATGCTGCTAAGGCTGCTACTGccagctcaaaggcaaaaagtGTTTCTCAGAAGGTAATGGGGGCATCTGCAACCAGGAAGGAGAATGAAGAGGATCCATTGATGCAGTTCAAGGAAACTGAGAGCATAAGCACCCCGTCTATAGAAGAGAACTTGCACGGGCAGCTCCCTGATCCGGTCGACCTGAAATCCATGGACGTGGCTGTACGTGATCAGCATGAGCCGTCTTCCAATCAACCGGAGCAACAGGTCAAGAATGAGGAGGATTTCAAGGGGCACTTCTCTGGAGAAAAGGATGATGCAGGAGGCAATAAGCTGCATAACGGAGGGCAAGATGCTAATGGTGGCGTAAAGACTTTTGATGAATCTGGGTTTGTTGAGAAGGAAGAGGCTAATGGGAGTGTGGACAAGGCAGTGCATCTGCCGAACATGACTGAAGTGGCTCAGATGTGGAGGAAGGATGATCCCAAGGGCAATGATGTAATTGAGGAAGCCAAAAGCAAGCTCctggaggagaggaagagcagGGTGAAAGCCTTGGTAGGGGTCTTCGAGACGGTCATGTCCTTCAAGGAGTAG